From the genome of Vicinamibacteria bacterium:
CCAGCTTCTCGTCGTCCCGTCGACGTACGAGGGGTTCGGCATCGTCTACCTCGAGGCGATGGGCTTCGGCTTGCCCGTCGTCGCGAGCTCGACCGGAGCGACGCACGAGATCGTCCGTCAGGAAATCAACGGGTTCCTCGTGCCTCCGGGAGACACCATCGCTCTCGGTGGCAGGCTCGAGCACCTGATGGACGACCGCGATCGACTCGCGAAGATGAGCCTGGCGGCCTGCGAGAGCTTCCGGGATCATCCCACCTGGGGGCAGTCGATGGCGGCGATCGAAGCATTCCTCGGCGAAGTCGCGGGCGGCCTCCCGTTGTGAGGTCAGACTCCCACGGTTTTCAGTAGTCTGGCGGTCGTATACAACTTCACTCCCGTGTCTTTGAAGTCGTTGTCGTTGGACCAGATGGGAATGCAGAGTTTCAATGCCAGAGCCAGCAGCTCGACGTCTTCGGGATCTCGGTGGCCCAGGCGCCGTTCGGCCTCCGAGCGCGTGCTTTCGAATTGCCATCGTTCATACGCCTCGATTGCCAGGAGACCGAATTGTCCTTCGAGGGCCTCGACGGCGAGATCGTACGACTCCGCCATCGTCGGTAAGTATTCTCGTACCTCGCCGAGGACGTGGGTAGAAGTGACCACCTTGACTCGAGTGCGGGTAAATATCCTCAGGGCGGCTTTGCCAGCTACCGCGGACAGGATGACGTTGCTATCGGCGGCGACTCGCTCGACGCCCTTTTTTCCAGGCTTCGAAATCACGAGTTACCTGTTTTTCGCTTACACCACGCTCGCCTAAGTGCTTGGAGATGGCCGCTCCAATCCTTTCCAGCATTTGCTGTCGCAGCTCGACGGGGAGCTCGCTCGGCTCGGCAAGGGGTACCAGGATCCCGGTAAGCTTCCCGTGCCGGGTGATGAAAACGATCTCGTCTCCTCTGGCCAGCTCTGGCGCTCGATTTCGAAACTCTCGAATCCCGGCTACTCGCATGACTCATCCTAGCGCTCATAGCAAATTGATGTCAACAATTGTGTACACATCTCACCTTACGCGCGTCGCGTCTGGCCGACCGACGTCACGAAGCGCCAGTCGCGAGCAAACATCGAGAGCGTAGCGCCGCCGAACAGATACGCGGCCATCCGCGTCAGGTCGACGGGCACCTGCGGCCAGAGAGCGGCGGCGAGAAAGCCCATCTGACAGCCCGCGAGAAAACGCCTCAGCCGGCTGCTATCGAGTGAGCGCGCGCCTTTGACGAGCGAGACTCCGGCGACGAACGCGTAACGGGCGAGCCCGATCGCGAGATACCAGATGGGGAGCTTTCCCAGGAGCACCCCGCCTACACTGGCGACGAGGATACCCAGCGCGTCGATCTCCAAGTCGAGCCTCGCGCCCGATGCGGTCGTAAGTCCGAAGCGGCGCGCGAGGCGGCCATCGAGATCGTCCAGCACGACGGCAACGGTGTAGGCCGCCGCGGCGTATTCCGGGGTGGGCACAAGCATCCCCGCGGTGAGCGCCACGAGCCACCCGCGTAGAAGCGTCAGCAGCGTCGGCCATTCGATTTCGGCGCCGTCTCCGAGCTCGCGCCACAGAAACCAGAGCGCGCTCCCCCAAACGGTCAGAGACACGCAGAGCCAGAGAGGGTTCGGCAAGAGAAACGCTCCGAGCAGCACGAAGCCCGAGAGCGCAATCGCGGCCGATTCGCGCCGAAGCGACCAGACGCGCAGGGCGTTGGCGTTCAATCGGCCTCCCTCACGTCGTAGATATCGAGAAAGCCCTCGAGAAAGTCGGCCATTCGGAGCGAGCTGGGCCGCAGCGGCACCAGACCCGGCTCGAAGCCGAGCGAGTCGAACGCCCGAACCAGCTCCTCCCGCTTCGACAGAACGTGCATCGGGACCGCCCAGCTATCGTTGTCGTGGGTGGCGAGCTTGGGAGGCTGGTGATCGCCGACGATGATGACGAGTGAGTTCTCGGGAACGTAGTCGATAAGAAATCCCTCGAGGCAGTCGATCTCGTACCGAAACGCGTCGACATACCATCGCGAGAGCTCCATCAAATCCCGATAAGCGTCGTGCGCGACCGACTCGAGCCCGGATTGGAACGCCGTGCCATCGTCGAACCGCGTCCAGTCGGCAACGTAGGGAGGCACGGGGTAATAGGGAATGTGGGTCATGATGAGGGAGAACTTGGCGAAGAGCGGACCTTCGGCCGCGGCCACCTCGTTTTTGTAGATTCGATAGAGCGTGAACTGGTCCGGTATCTTCCACCAGCCCATGGACGGGCCCTTGTAATCGAGAGCATCGAAGTCGTAGATCCGGTCGAATCCATAGAACAGTCCGTCGGGCCAGTACCACTTGATCCCC
Proteins encoded in this window:
- a CDS encoding CDP-alcohol phosphatidyltransferase family protein; translated protein: MNANALRVWSLRRESAAIALSGFVLLGAFLLPNPLWLCVSLTVWGSALWFLWRELGDGAEIEWPTLLTLLRGWLVALTAGMLVPTPEYAAAAYTVAVVLDDLDGRLARRFGLTTASGARLDLEIDALGILVASVGGVLLGKLPIWYLAIGLARYAFVAGVSLVKGARSLDSSRLRRFLAGCQMGFLAAALWPQVPVDLTRMAAYLFGGATLSMFARDWRFVTSVGQTRRA
- a CDS encoding PIN domain-containing protein, yielding MISKPGKKGVERVAADSNVILSAVAGKAALRIFTRTRVKVVTSTHVLGEVREYLPTMAESYDLAVEALEGQFGLLAIEAYERWQFESTRSEAERRLGHRDPEDVELLALALKLCIPIWSNDNDFKDTGVKLYTTARLLKTVGV
- a CDS encoding sulfatase-like hydrolase/transferase; protein product: HSLRSEPVSVIVARQLGNLRTVAPPEFAPVEVGAQRLDSNLYGLGSANVFLIFLESYGVTLLEDAHHFEAIAPRFQALEKHLSEAGYSFSSSQIQSPTFGGGSWRAHASLLSGFQAENEHLYNGLLASDRKTLVHVMKARGYRTVAAEPGIKWYWPDGLFYGFDRIYDFDALDYKGPSMGWWKIPDQFTLYRIYKNEVAAAEGPLFAKFSLIMTHIPYYPVPPYVADWTRFDDGTAFQSGLESVAHDAYRDLMELSRWYVDAFRYEIDCLEGFLIDYVPENSLVIIVGDHQPPKLATHDNDSWAVPMHVLSKREELVRAFDSLGFEPGLVPLRPSSLRMADFLEGFLDIYDVREAD